tgactttaaaatatttatatttaattcatctcagtttaaaaaattataaatttgtatcgataaacttttaaaaatattttaaaaataattataaaaatttattaaaaaatataaaagttgaaGGATGTTTCGTTTTAGGAAAGATTGAAATAACTTATAGAACCTAAAATAACTTgtagaaactaaaaaatatgatttttttttatacatactaaaaaatgaaatttcaaaattttatgaagactacaaatttatttactccaaactaaaataaattacttacacAAAGATTAATAAAAtcagtttatttaattaaagtgAAAGGCATTTTAAGAATAAAGACCTTAAATAAGATAAGTTAggtaaaaaattgtttataattcaaataaaaaaacattataatttttttgtgctTAGACTTAAGCTTAGAAAGGTAAAGATTGTGGAAATTCGAGAAACGaatagttatttaaaaattaatttagcgTGATTTAGTTCAgaattattatttcttaatatacataccaaaatcttaaaatatcaaaattttggagagaaaaaaatgatacccaaaaaaaataaatttgacgAGGGGATAATTCATATAACACTATATTGTCGGTATGGAGTACCCACGTTTTGTATTGGAATGAAAGAATTCTACCATACGAATTCGACCAGATTTGgagaaattattaattttaaatatttatatgatgaaaatactaaaaaatggaGCTTAAATTCAATTCACGAGAAAATAACTTTCAATTAATCATGTTGGTACCAAGGTCACTCAATTTAGATGATACGagagttaaataaaaaataaataaatcaaacgaAAATTTAGATGAAACAAGTCTCTTAACAAGTGTTTCATGTTCAATTCTGATCCTAGAATGCAATATAGCTTAATTAAAACTCTTAGAAAGAGTTTGCTACCTATCATTGAGCTTTTGTCaatgtatatatgttttataaaaattgaactatACATTTAAGAAGGTAACATTGATCAGATAAATAACTTACAAGTgtaaaagtattaaaaaaaatctatataaacgaactcatttaaatttttaatgatcACCTTACAGCTGCGACAAATTCGTCGTTTCTGGTATATTATCATGTTTACCTGCTGTAACATGAATGCTGTTTCTTAGTTCTTCAAAAGCCTTCATGCTCTCTGTATCAAAGCCTCCGGCAAACTGAAAACAGTTCTACACTATTATTGGAtgcattattttctttatttcaacTATCCACATTATAGTTTCTTTAAGCTATGTTTCAAAGAAAAATTCTTTAGATGTAGTATTAAAAATGTAGTTGCGGGAGAAACAATAATGCAGACTGAATGGTACATATCTCACACAGTTTAGCATGATGTTATTGCATGCACGATGttatttataatcaaattaCATCTATAGATAACCCTGTTATGATATCATATTGAGAATGAAATAGTCCCACATTGTTAATAATGGCTGACACAGACATGAGATGTAATATAAAAGCCCAAGAGCCATTTTAATTTAGACACACAGCCTTGTGATGAACACATAGCGAACTATTCTTTCGCCTTTTACTAAAGAATACCGTGTGTTCATCATATAATGAGGCATCTGTCAATTTTTGGAAGGGTTTCTTCTTGCTGGAAGGAGCCCTCAAATTTAGTTCAAATATTGTGTTTTAAATCTTGCTGGCATGATCTTGTCAGCTTTTTTTTATACAACATGGAATGATTATTATTTGTAgtattttaatctttaatttattaatttgaacaTACACTTTTGTTAGTgggttatttttaatgtataagAAATTCTAATgtatatgatttaattattaattgcaGGAACTATTTTACCCTATCAAAATTCTATAGTATGAGATTTAGTTACAGTTTAGCTGGTTCAGTATATCTATAATACAAaatcattttatgttttatgaCTTATCTTAAAGTGATAATATGAATCATCAGCATGAACAAGTGAAAAAAGAGACTAAAATTACCTGATGAACACGAAAAGCAAAGCGTACGCCTTGCAGAATTAAAAACTCTCTTGTTGGCTCCTCTTCAGGTCCAGATAGTATATCAAGTTCAGATGCAATACACTTCATATACTTGTTTGCCAGTTGAACAGAAGAAAGCTTGATCTGCAATGGGAGAGTTTATGAGCAGCAGCAGCAACCCATTTGATACAATCAAACACAAGCAAGCATCAATACAAAGTCAACGGTGTTACTGTAATCGGCTTGTTTTGCAGCTGTATTACACTTCATGCGAATTGCAATACACAAATAGCTTAATATTAGCAAAATGATGGCTACTATtggatatataataaaattttaatttcgaaGGAACATCAAATAATGGCCCCGAACTAGTCCTTTGTGTAAAACTAAAATAGTTTAAGATTAGAAGCATACCTTGCCAACAACTCCGGAATCTAATAGCCAATTTACTGGTATTCCAAACTCCTTGTACCGTGAAATGGCCAAATCTCGTGTTCGTATGAGTGCATATACACTGTGCTCTACCCTAGAAATGAAAACAGAAGAACATGAAAGAACTAGTTTGAATCTACATCATTAAAGCAGGTATACCGAAAAAAGCCATATTCCTTTACGAGTAAGAAACTTTCTAGATTGAAACCGTACAATAATGTCCGCCAAGTCTCAGCTTCCTAAGCTAGTATTTATGGTACAAAAGaactataatatataaaaagatgCTTACTTTTCAAGCAATGAGTACATTTTCTGTAAAGCAACTTCACATGGGAGTTTAGGATCATCGATGAAGGTGGAGACCTGCTTCTCCAATTTCATGAGATCCTGATATTCAAAAGACGCCTCCCTTAGTGCATCTGCTTTCCCTTCAGGCCAATCGAAGTGCTTGAGAACTGCTCGTTCATCAACCTTATATAACAaggaataaaaagaaaatgagtaCAATGCAAAAAGCAATGGATATAACGTTGCAAACGAGGAGGTAAGTTTCCATGTATTTATGCAAAACATTGGATGAGAAAATGAGGTCAAAAGAGGGCCTTATTAGCATGATGGTGTGTAATTCCATCTTGAAAATCCAAATTGGTGCAAATGAAAAGGTATTTACAATTTGAATGGATTAGCTTTGAAGCATGTTTATCTATGATGGAAAAGCAATTACACTTAAAAGGCTTACCAGGAAGGAGAGTTCCTCATCTAGCCAGTTCACAAAAGCAACTACATCTTCAACCTTAGAGAACGTGGCTGCTCGAACTTCAGTTGCCAAGGACACAACAAAATCACCTTGTGTTTCTACATCAGCTTTCACCTAGAtccattaaaaaaatctaaaatttgcAATGACCGAAATGCCAAGATTCTAAAAGAATATCTATCACAGAAGGAAAATATTAACATACAGCTAAAAGAAATGATGATCTATTCTCAATTTCCCCAATCATGTTGCTCTTGGCATCAGTTGCATTAGTTGTTGAAGAAATTAGTGATGAGGCCTCCTTCTTTACCTTCCGTTTCATCAATGATTGATAAAATTCAACAAGTTCGGGAGCCCTTTTAACTTTGTCATCACTAACTGTTCCACTTAGTCCACCTGGTGGTGGCGgcggtggtggtggtggagggGGAGAAGGCGCAGACAGAGCATATGGTGTTATACCATTGGAAGAATTTGAAACCGGAGCACCATCAGATGGTTTAGGAGGTGGCCGAGCCACCCTTGGAGGCCTTTCCTCAACATGGAGAAGCTTCATCTTGCTAATGGCTTGACTATCAAAATTGTTCCCATCTTCAGATTGATCATTTAAGCCAACAGAAACATATACCTTCTCATTTACTCGAGTAAGTTTTGGTTGCAAAGATACCGATCTCTCTTGTTCAGCCTTGGTAATATTGAGGTTTGAATTATCACCAAACTTCTTCCCTCTTGCTTTCTCAGCCTTTTCCTTAAGCTGTTTCTCCCTTGCTAATGCCAATTTATGGAGGTCTTTATATGCAGGATATTTTTCGTCGAGAGACCTGTCAACTGTCTTAGACATCAATTGGAAGGAAGACGAAACAGAATCCAGTGAGTCACAGGATGAAACTTTTCTCATGCTTGGAAGAGACGGAGTATCAGGCGATTGAGTATGTTCTTGATCCTTCTGCCCAAAGGTAGTAGTTATTGCTACAGCATCAGCAGCATTCTTTAGCATCAAGGTTTCGAGTGTACTCCGCGGTCTATAGCTCATACTTATCCTGCTAGGAGAGTCTATTGAAAGAGCTCTGGCTGGTGATGAAAGAACACTCGAATCATCTTTGTTTTTATTCCATTTCTTTAACTTTTGGATTAAGCTAGTTTTCTTACTAAGATTACTATATTTGTTAGTATAGCTATCGATGGATGGAATGTCAAGATCTTCACTGCCTGGTGAAGAGGGATCATGTGACAAGTTGCTTTCAAGATCTGTATCACCTTGTCCGCGCTCCGAATTAGCATATTCTAACATTAGCTGTTTAGCCTTCTCTTGTGATTTTGGGCTAAGACTGTTGTTTAGATCACATGCTGATGATTTCCCTAAAGGTGCCTTGTAATTCCTGAGTTCATATCTCAAGCAGGCGTTGACCCAGCGAAGGTAAACAAGTTCTTCAACTTCACTGAACCTATTCATCTGGAGTCCTTCAACTTGCTTTTGCAGGTCTTCATTTGCATGCCTTAGCCTACCAACCGCTGATTTTGCCTCGGCAACgatttcagtctgcaattcaaGGCAATgcatattaaaattaaactgcACTCGTTACATATAAAAGATACAAATCTCATACATAATATGTCGCTGTCATGAAAGAAGTatacaattatttttcaatatttatttcaattttaaaagcATACATTAGTTCAATTATGATCAATTCTTAAATATTGATTTCACGCATCAGTTTATTGAAGGATAGAAGTAACTACTATAGGACACTGACCTCAGTGATACTGCATAGTTCTGTAATTCTAGACTCAGCAGCATTAAGTTTAACAGTTAATTCTCGCTTCTCGTGTTGAAGTTCTATGCTTCTTCTCTTAAGCTCAACAACTTCAATCTCTAAGTCATTCGCAGTCTTCAATTTCTTTTCAATCTCAGGACCTTTCTTTGCAGCTCCTTCTTCTTTTGCTTGTAGACCAGAAACTTTTTGTTTAAGCAACAACAACTGGCCTTTCGTCTGGCTAGCAGCGAACTCTATCTGCCTTTGCAGCTCCTTGATCTTGTTTCTCGCCACCTCAAGTTCTCTCTCGGCTGAAGCTTCATGTGTGAGATCTTCTTGAAGTTTATTATTCTCTTCCTGCAAGGACTTAATGGTCATATGAAGCATATCTATTTCAACAGTTTTAAGTCTCAACTTCCTTTGTAACTCCTCAATGTCCGGTACATGTTCCTTCAAACCATAATAGTCAAACAATTCACCTTCAAGTTTCACTTCCCTATCCTCAAGTTCCTTGACTAAATTTCGCAACCGATCCAATTCACTATACGTTTTCGCCGTTTCAGTTTCCTTATCTCCGACTTTCTTGGCCTCATCATCGGTCGTGTCAGCATGTAACGGTAACTCAATCTGCCGAGATAGAAGGCTTTCGAATTCAGATAGAATATCATCGTCAAAATCATTAGCTAGGTTCATTATGTTGCTAATTAACTTAATCCCCTCTTCTtgctcttcttcttcttcttcttcttcttcttccttctatatcaaaatatattgcAAAAGATAAAGAAAAGTTCAGACAAACAAATATACGAAAGAAATCATCATAATTCATAaccataaaaacaaaatagaatctAATAATTTCATCTAATTATACTCTCTCTACCTCTTTCTGGTTGAGACCATTAACAGAACAAGTGGACTGCTTCTGTTGCTCTGTGCCCTCATCTTGATGTTTCCTAATCCTTTCTTCACCATGTTCTTAATGAAGGTGAAGAACATAAAGGGTTAACTTTATTCTATATAATTATCCATAAATATGAAACAAGTAGAGAACTTTTTGTTTATTAACAATTAACTTATCAAAATTGGTGAATTGAAACAAGTACCTGATTGTGAGCCATTCACATTGAGCTTTTGAAATGTTAAGGCTGCAACTGAAGCAGCTATAAGAAGTCCTAACCTAACTATCATGAAGCTATAAGCAAAAGCAAAATCCTAACTAAGCCCATTTCCAAAACCAACTTCCGTAActgatttttcaaattattgGAGCTTTGAAAATGAAACCACAGTGACCCAGATTTGGAAAGTTCATTTTCATGCAGAATTCATAGGAAATGTGTAAACTTTCAACTTCACCACCTTTCAGAGAGAAACTACAACCATGTTGATAGTGCAAAACACAAAAGTTTGATACCAAAGTAGCTCAAAGAGATTATTGACAAAAAATCACAAATGGGTTTGGGTTAATATAATTACGTTTAGAAGATCTGAGTGGAATATTTTAGAGTTATACTTAAACACAAGCAAAGGAAGAACAttgattgaaattgaaatttgaaaataacattTCTACAGTGAAACTAGAACAAAACAAAgacgtgttttttttttttttttgataaagaaCAAAGACATGTTTCATGTTTGTTTCTCGTTTTAAGGTAAATCTAACTCAATTGTTTTTATGTGTGAAATTAGAACGGGAAAAAATGAGGAATTAGTTTGTTTTGTCTTTATTCTCCATCATTTTCTTTGGATGCCTTTgccttttcgtcctcctaatAACGTTGAGGTTATTAGTATTTACAAACTCCAAAGAACCTAatgttttgattatttttagttatattctTCTTTCACCTTTTCAATTATCAtgccaaaattatattttagaaagagaaagaaagggGGATGTGATAAGGTTTtgcatacaaaaaaaaattaagaatttgtttttactaaaaaaatattcattattcaaaatggtaaaatatataaaaaacaatacaaattcaacgcaattaaacttattaaaacgaatatataaatgtatttattgatgtataaattaatgatataaaatgattacatgtgtgataaaatttaaacaattaaaatattgcaataaaataaaaaactaaatagtaTTATATTAAGAGAacgaaacaaattttttattttagacgaagaattcatagaaaaatacaaaataaaaaaattattatattttgatggatgaaaaagaagaagagaaaaatagaAGACAAGTTGAGAGAAGCAATTAGATTTAATTACACTTGTGaatttaatagtaaaaaatcTTGATTCTATAtttctcttatattttatgaattttcaataatttctctttattgatgtttttaataattaaagaattgataataaataattttaatattcaacTCTCCATTTAATGTCCTCCAACATTTGTTCAACAGCCAACTATAATAATACAAGTAAGGCAGATACCGTTGAAACTGCATAATTTTTCCATTCCTTTTGATACGTTTCATAAAATTATGAATACAACAATAAATAATCAAGTCTTTTTTCACTTGGTCTAGGTGAGTTTAATTATAAGGATCAATGATCAATCAATGTTGTATCATGTAGTAATGCAGTATTAAGTTCAAAATCTTATTTGCAATATAAAATCTAATAGAAAAGGTCTTATAACAAAATCCTAATAGAAGACCATACTCTACATACtacaatctaaaattaattattaagacaattcttaattaattaatttagtctTTCGCTTAAAATATGTCTTAATCACACTCAAATACAAGCACATCaataattgcaaataaattataaaaaaattgttcaaatcAAATGCATTATATTAGGCTAATTTGATAGAATAATATCATAAAAAGGTTGTATGCTTCTTGCTATTGGCAGCGGAGtcacaaatatcatttttaaatcaAAGGGGTTCTAATTTGTCTCATAATGTGGAGGATATGAGTTTTCAAGGCAAGTGAGTCCAACTCAACGACAAGCTGTTACATTGCCACAtactaataaaatttgatatattgaaTGATAGATGTTATGTAGAGCccataaaattgtaaatttcaatttttctaaCTCAATGATTATGCGCGTAAAGGACTATTTGTTCAATATTATTGAGATTTGTTTATAAAAAGGGTaaacaaatttacaaaataaatcgttattttagtctttaaacaTATAGAAGCTGTCAATTTAATCTatgattctaaaaaaaaaattaaattagacatcgaattattagaataatttaaaaaatatataatttattatcattaaagttcataaaagatataatttattataacaaaaatttataattgttataatgtcaattattaaattgactaacatttaaatgatttaacgactaattcaaattttttatttaattaaaaattaaaataacggTATCATATACTttcataaactaaaataatagtttattcaaaaatttacaCAATCAACAAATTACGATCAATCATATAAATGACTTTATAagtatatataacaaaaatcaaattttattaataatctaataattatgattcattcatattataaattaaattaatgttttggaACTAGAATATGTTTATTATTGTCATATCTGAATATcattaagtttaatattttatgtaataaCCCACGTTTGAATATGTAATATTCACTTTAAGTGTGTATATTTATTGATGTTATTTATCATTTCATTTACGGGAAGAAAAAGAATGTTTATCCTGTTGTGTGCTTAATGGAATGGGTTACGTAATACAAACCCAAACTAAGCTCGTTCTTCATTCTTGTCCTTTCGTCAAAAGTAAAAGGTTACCGAATAATTCTTTTTTTGCCTTTTCCACATATGAAAAAATCTTGCATTCGGAATTTGAATCTCATAAGAAGATATCAAGCATAtctataaaaaacaaaaaatcaatcgTGTCACACTCAATCAGGCTATGAGAATAGACTAGGTCGTCCGACGGGAGTCTATAGCGCCTGACCtacttaataaaaatgttagactcaatctatttttaaagtttatttatttaaataggtcggactaagacttataaaaaaaacttattagaCCTAACAGGTcggtctatatatatttaattatttattaatgttattttttattattatattaataatattatttcctattttaaattctatcaattaggcaatcactcagtagtcattccatattcggtagccattttatatttggtagtcgtttcatattcggtagtcattcaattagtcaataactcagtagtccttccatatttgtttgaaaggTAATAATTGGTGCGTTTGcttcagaaagaaaaaaaaatctattatttgaaaccaataattatgttttagggtttaaaggacatttgtttcatatttttttttaaattatttaattaaaaaaaatattttgtttaaaggtatgagtagaacatttaaatgttttaatatgaataaagttttaaaataggcttccaggtcagaccagacttttagAAAGGTCAGGTCAGACAGACTTTTAGAAAGGTCAGatcagacttttaaaaataagcTTTCAAAATAAACCTTTATTTTGCCAAGTCACTAATCCCTTATGTCTAAATAAACTGTTCTATGGAAAGGACtactttaatataatttatattccTCTATAAATCAtgttagaatttaaaaaaaaataaaaaatacaaaaatatatgtaGCTTTTGGATCAAATATATGTagcttttgtttatatttaacatTGTGTTTAAATTTAACATTGGAGGCGTATTCTTTAACAATCCAAACAACATTTATTTAAATCTCTCCACTCCCATTCCAATCCCTCCAACTAGTGTCTACAATTTCCTAGACAATCTAAAGGATAAGCACATCATTGATCAAAAGCATAACGAaacccttttattttttatttgaaccAACAATAACCAATATCTTAACTTTCTAAACCACCTCCATTTTGGTAGACTCCTATTGTCCAAATAACAATAGATTTCATGTCTTGTCCATGAACAAGCTATCCTCAGCTCAATCACTCTACCCCAACCACCTGCAATTTGCAAATAACACTCCAAACACCcgatgaaaaagaaaaaggacgTTCAAagaataaatgtttgagtaagTGGCATCATTAATTAGAACCCTTCTATACAGCAAATTATCTATAGAACAAAAAAAACCACAtcaatataacttaacaaaataATGAACCACTTAGTCTTAAATAAACTTGTCATTTGCATTTACAATGCAAAACAATTCTGAACTGTCTCAGAAATAGAAAAACTTGCTGATTAAGCACATACATAAACAATATACCGCAAGAAACTTGCCTAGTATTTGTCCCTTCCagatatatgaataaaaataaagaaaatggtagagaaaaaaaatctttcTACCAAACCAAACCAGGTACTTTAGGGTAATAATAAGGTGTCAACATGACCAGAAAAACTGTGCTACTTATTCTATGACCAAATAGAACAACAGAAATCACAATATTGAAGCTATGCTTAGCTTCAATAAACGCCGCTTTAAGTGGGTGGCTTTGCCTTTTGTTCCTTTCCTCCCTACCACCACAACTTAGCATTGCAGCCTCCATCTAATTACGACCGCCGAATGGGCCACGCCCCCGTCCTCTTCCGGCATAGCCATATCCCCTGCCATAATAACCACCTCGAGCACGTCCACCACCACCGCGCCATGGACCACGGCCACCCCAGCCACCACGATGCCTTGTAAAATCACCAAATGTCTGCACCATAAAACAGgaaataaattaaacattatCCCCCACCCAACAGAGGTCAACCCAAGGCGGTGACAATACATTACCTCAGTATCAATCTTGATTTGTTCAGAATATCTAAGCCTTCCATTTTGTGAATCGTGATTGAGCGAGTTGCAGGAGAGTGAGTCAAAGAAATCATCCTTGTTATAAACAGGCTGTGGAAACCATGAAAAACAGTCATGTATTCGTGACAAGTACATCAACAACTGACTGCATTGAGTTAGAGAAGACGGTAAAAATATTACCTTAGTCTCTGAGTTTGATACTTCGTGATTGTCTTCATATTCACCGCCATCTTCATCGCTGGCATTTTCTTCCCCGTCTTTCTCTTTTGAATGAGACTTGTTGCTTTTACCTAGGTGACCCCATACTTCATCCTTTTTGAACTTCTCATTCATTGCCATGAAGTCAAAGTCCTCAGTGAATCTTTCAGATGGGCGAAAACCCTGCAAAACATTAATTTCGATTTTCAAGACCTCAACTGGATTGTCACATCACAGTCTTAAAATTATCTATATGTAAATCATGCAAAATTAGTTACAGAAAATACATCCtgcattttctttttaatttttatctaacCTAAACTGCTAACCTGATAAAAACCACAAAACAAGAAATACTTGGAACAAATTACATTCTTTCGAGATTTGCAAATTCTGAAATGCTAAAATAACACCCATACCCCAAAAAAATACTACCGAGTCCTGACTTTAACttgaaaattacaaaatcttCTAACAAGTTCTCAGCTCCAATACTTATAAGGAACTAAAAAATTTCTGCTTCATCTTAAATCAAATAGTAAACAAAGCATTACCCCAGGTCCTCTTCCTCTTCCATTTCCGCGCCCCCTATAACCATAGCCATGATGAGTTTGGATAGGAGCTCCACTGGGCTGGAGAAAGTGCAACCAAATGTTAAGTCAAGAGTACAAAGTCAAAAGACatgaaaaaaaaagtcatgAAAAACACACATAATTCCAGTTTATGTATGGGTATTGGGTATACATGGCTAAACTTGTCTAAATGTAAGAACAGAAACAAGTTGATGGAGCTCAATGGTTTGTCGATCATCATAATTCAGGCATAATATATGGAGGTTTACCAATTAAACTATAGACCCACAAGGCCAAATCCTACTTTAAAATCTCtccaaaataatgaaaaaatagtAAATGGGCGGATAAAACTCAGAAAAGTACGTGTAGGTAATCTCAGGGTCATAAGGTTATTCTAATAGTCACTGAAATAATCTAGTCTATTGACAAAAGTTCAGTCACCACTGGGCTAGTTATATATAAAGTTATAAACCTACAAGCACATATAAAACCAAAATATAAAGAGAGTAAGAGAAGAATCATACCCTGTGACTTGGCCGTTGTGAAGTCACTGGCAATGGAAGAATTGGTGGCTGAGATTCAGC
The genomic region above belongs to Cicer arietinum cultivar CDC Frontier isolate Library 1 chromosome 4, Cicar.CDCFrontier_v2.0, whole genome shotgun sequence and contains:
- the LOC101495867 gene encoding protein CHUP1, chloroplastic isoform X2, which produces MIVRLGLLIAASVAALTFQKLNVNGSQSEHGEERIRKHQDEGTEQQKQSTCSVNGLNQKEEEEEEEEEEEQEEGIKLISNIMNLANDFDDDILSEFESLLSRQIELPLHADTTDDEAKKVGDKETETAKTYSELDRLRNLVKELEDREVKLEGELFDYYGLKEHVPDIEELQRKLRLKTVEIDMLHMTIKSLQEENNKLQEDLTHEASAERELEVARNKIKELQRQIEFAASQTKGQLLLLKQKVSGLQAKEEGAAKKGPEIEKKLKTANDLEIEVVELKRRSIELQHEKRELTVKLNAAESRITELCSITETEIVAEAKSAVGRLRHANEDLQKQVEGLQMNRFSEVEELVYLRWVNACLRYELRNYKAPLGKSSACDLNNSLSPKSQEKAKQLMLEYANSERGQGDTDLESNLSHDPSSPGSEDLDIPSIDSYTNKYSNLSKKTSLIQKLKKWNKNKDDSSVLSSPARALSIDSPSRISMSYRPRSTLETLMLKNAADAVAITTTFGQKDQEHTQSPDTPSLPSMRKVSSCDSLDSVSSSFQLMSKTVDRSLDEKYPAYKDLHKLALAREKQLKEKAEKARGKKFGDNSNLNITKAEQERSVSLQPKLTRVNEKVYVSVGLNDQSEDGNNFDSQAISKMKLLHVEERPPRVARPPPKPSDGAPVSNSSNGITPYALSAPSPPPPPPPPPPPGGLSGTVSDDKVKRAPELVEFYQSLMKRKVKKEASSLISSTTNATDAKSNMIGEIENRSSFLLAVKADVETQGDFVVSLATEVRAATFSKVEDVVAFVNWLDEELSFLVDERAVLKHFDWPEGKADALREASFEYQDLMKLEKQVSTFIDDPKLPCEVALQKMYSLLEKVEHSVYALIRTRDLAISRYKEFGIPVNWLLDSGVVGKIKLSSVQLANKYMKCIASELDILSGPEEEPTREFLILQGVRFAFRVHQFAGGFDTESMKAFEELRNSIHVTAGKHDNIPETTNLSQL
- the LOC101495867 gene encoding protein CHUP1, chloroplastic isoform X1, yielding MIVRLGLLIAASVAALTFQKLNVNGSQSEHGEERIRKHQDEGTEQQKQSTCSVNGLNQKEKEEEEEEEEEEQEEGIKLISNIMNLANDFDDDILSEFESLLSRQIELPLHADTTDDEAKKVGDKETETAKTYSELDRLRNLVKELEDREVKLEGELFDYYGLKEHVPDIEELQRKLRLKTVEIDMLHMTIKSLQEENNKLQEDLTHEASAERELEVARNKIKELQRQIEFAASQTKGQLLLLKQKVSGLQAKEEGAAKKGPEIEKKLKTANDLEIEVVELKRRSIELQHEKRELTVKLNAAESRITELCSITETEIVAEAKSAVGRLRHANEDLQKQVEGLQMNRFSEVEELVYLRWVNACLRYELRNYKAPLGKSSACDLNNSLSPKSQEKAKQLMLEYANSERGQGDTDLESNLSHDPSSPGSEDLDIPSIDSYTNKYSNLSKKTSLIQKLKKWNKNKDDSSVLSSPARALSIDSPSRISMSYRPRSTLETLMLKNAADAVAITTTFGQKDQEHTQSPDTPSLPSMRKVSSCDSLDSVSSSFQLMSKTVDRSLDEKYPAYKDLHKLALAREKQLKEKAEKARGKKFGDNSNLNITKAEQERSVSLQPKLTRVNEKVYVSVGLNDQSEDGNNFDSQAISKMKLLHVEERPPRVARPPPKPSDGAPVSNSSNGITPYALSAPSPPPPPPPPPPPGGLSGTVSDDKVKRAPELVEFYQSLMKRKVKKEASSLISSTTNATDAKSNMIGEIENRSSFLLAVKADVETQGDFVVSLATEVRAATFSKVEDVVAFVNWLDEELSFLVDERAVLKHFDWPEGKADALREASFEYQDLMKLEKQVSTFIDDPKLPCEVALQKMYSLLEKVEHSVYALIRTRDLAISRYKEFGIPVNWLLDSGVVGKIKLSSVQLANKYMKCIASELDILSGPEEEPTREFLILQGVRFAFRVHQFAGGFDTESMKAFEELRNSIHVTAGKHDNIPETTNLSQL